One region of Mesobacillus boroniphilus genomic DNA includes:
- a CDS encoding ATP-binding protein, with translation MIKEENFEIAEPKASSLIHSIRSFGYDLSTAIADIIDNSITARAKNIWIDFNWNGQDSWISIKDDGIGMNEEELINSMILGSKNPLEERAKNDLGRFGLGLKTATFSQCKKLTVITKSSNDDVYERCWDLDYITKTAQWRLLKKGSDLVNHETLNNLENGTVVIWEKLDRIIDQEVEVEDNRAHDVFLNNAAAVKKHLAMVFHRFLEGPNNIKIWFNNRLLEPWNPFAIAIQATELLTIEPLFVNRKRIEVRPYVLPHHSKLTTQEHEKLAGINGWNAHQGFYVYRNKRMLVAGDWLGLGFQKEEHYKLARILIDIPNDLDEEWSIDVKKSKARPPHNLRQDLKRIAKITRERASNIYRHRGKIVSRNIDMDFTYVWEQSLKHGKYSYQINREHTLIKSLMKNVSIKSDLSALLKLLEETIPIPTIIMNYSEQPDNLKGPFEDAPPKELITVLERNIDSLLKQGNNLNEIKQRLLHMEPFDLYPELVVSCCEAKLEV, from the coding sequence ATGATAAAGGAAGAAAATTTTGAAATAGCTGAACCTAAAGCTAGCTCATTGATTCATTCAATAAGATCATTTGGTTATGATTTATCAACAGCTATCGCAGATATAATTGATAATAGTATAACTGCAAGAGCAAAAAATATTTGGATTGACTTTAACTGGAATGGACAGGATTCCTGGATATCTATTAAAGATGATGGAATAGGAATGAATGAAGAAGAATTAATTAATTCCATGATCTTGGGTTCCAAAAATCCCTTAGAAGAAAGAGCAAAAAATGACCTTGGTAGATTTGGATTAGGATTAAAGACTGCAACATTTTCTCAATGTAAAAAGTTAACTGTTATTACTAAATCTTCAAATGACGATGTTTACGAAAGGTGTTGGGACCTAGATTATATAACAAAAACTGCTCAGTGGAGACTACTCAAAAAAGGTTCTGACTTAGTTAACCATGAAACGTTAAATAATCTTGAGAATGGAACAGTTGTTATATGGGAGAAGCTTGATAGAATTATTGATCAAGAAGTTGAAGTAGAAGATAATAGAGCACATGATGTGTTTTTAAATAATGCTGCCGCAGTGAAAAAACACTTAGCAATGGTTTTTCATAGATTTTTGGAAGGTCCAAACAATATAAAAATATGGTTTAACAATAGATTACTAGAACCATGGAATCCATTTGCCATTGCTATCCAAGCAACAGAGTTGCTTACTATAGAACCCTTATTCGTTAATAGAAAAAGAATAGAAGTAAGACCATATGTTTTACCTCATCATTCTAAGTTAACGACACAAGAACATGAAAAACTCGCAGGTATAAATGGTTGGAATGCTCATCAGGGTTTTTATGTGTATAGAAATAAAAGGATGTTAGTTGCTGGAGACTGGTTAGGTTTAGGCTTTCAGAAAGAGGAACATTATAAGCTTGCGAGAATTCTTATTGATATTCCTAATGATCTAGATGAAGAATGGTCTATAGATGTCAAAAAGTCTAAAGCTCGTCCTCCCCATAACTTACGGCAGGACCTGAAAAGGATTGCAAAAATCACTAGAGAAAGAGCTTCAAATATCTATAGACATAGAGGGAAAATTGTATCACGAAATATTGATATGGATTTTACGTATGTTTGGGAACAAAGCCTTAAACATGGTAAATATTCTTATCAAATTAATCGAGAGCACACCCTAATAAAAAGTCTAATGAAAAACGTTAGTATAAAGTCTGATTTAAGTGCATTGTTAAAACTCCTTGAAGAGACAATCCCAATTCCTACAATTATTATGAATTATTCTGAGCAACCAGATAACCTAAAAGGTCCATTTGAAGATGCACCACCAAAGGAACTAATTACTGTGTTAGAAAGAAATATAGATTCCTTATTAAAACAAGGAAATAATTTAAATGAAATAAAACAAAGGTTATTGCATATGGAACCTTTTGACCTTTATCCGGAGCTAGTTGTATCTTGTTGTGAAGCTAAATTGGAGGTTTAA
- a CDS encoding Z1 domain-containing protein yields the protein MNINEIAIKQVMNLIRHVEPITLEVIKNSVTPVVQMLENFYPGQKIDQEKLYRDILNITNVYVASETELRDDSDHVEWLHDRKSEIKWKFWNRYKHYLEDVKSFSPLVVTRLNALTDNILGKLEDPERQGKWDRRGMVVGYVQSGKTLNYTGLICKAADAGYKLIVVLAGMHNDLRSQTQVRLDQDFLGYDTRLNREYNNTNRKIGVGNLIEHGELVVHSLTSSADNGDYRTQVARNVGFMLGGDPVILVVKKNASVLKNLLRWIQSDGRVDPETGEVTRENIPLLLIDDEADNASVDGKQGKRDEYGNLVDEESDPTTINRLIRQLLKTFQKSSYVGYTATPFANIFIYPPDESENIKKFGEDLFPRSFIINLPPPSNYVGPVQVFGLEEDDDLGLDEQKSLPIVKVVDDYDHFIPDKHKKDVIIPDLPPSLKKAIKVFILSCAARMARGQINDHKSMLIHVTRFTAVQNQIKDLVLQEHTRILNLIEFEGENKESPAVKELRNLWDSEFKETTRKVKELWDDASITNIEWEEVKSYLFEAAMKIQIKEINGSAKDVLDYRDHPKGMSVIAIGGDKLSRGITLEGLSVSYYLRASKMYDTLMQMGRWFGYRPGYLDLCRLYTSEELVGWYKHIAMANEELRKEFDFMAATGGTPLDYGLRVRTHPDGLQITASNKLNNGTKMAVSFSGGLSETVVFHKSKEKIEKNFKVLEKMIHDLGAESKYEGSYVWEHVSTDKVVEFLEGYTTHPFSRKAETSTLIKYINNLVNEGELQNWTIVLLSSKTPRNKFKIGGKEIGLIQRQDDSEHDTNKWMLAKGRLLSPKDEYRYDLNDDQIKEALVRTVQSWQNNPKKRSKEAPKVPSGPYIRSVRPVQNGLLLIYPLDNKELLHVTDKPIVGFSISFPKSNRAKEVEYIVDTRYWRNIYGED from the coding sequence ATGAATATAAATGAAATAGCGATTAAGCAAGTTATGAACTTAATAAGGCATGTAGAACCAATTACATTAGAAGTTATAAAAAATAGTGTGACGCCAGTAGTACAAATGTTAGAAAATTTTTATCCAGGCCAAAAAATTGATCAGGAAAAGCTCTACCGGGATATATTAAACATTACTAATGTTTACGTTGCAAGCGAAACAGAGCTAAGAGATGATTCAGACCATGTAGAATGGCTTCATGATAGAAAGAGCGAAATAAAATGGAAGTTTTGGAACAGATATAAACATTATTTAGAAGATGTTAAATCATTTTCACCTTTGGTTGTCACGAGGCTAAATGCATTGACTGATAACATTTTAGGAAAGTTAGAAGATCCCGAACGGCAGGGGAAATGGGATAGAAGAGGAATGGTTGTTGGTTATGTGCAATCAGGTAAGACATTAAATTATACTGGCTTAATATGTAAAGCTGCTGATGCAGGCTACAAACTTATTGTTGTTTTAGCAGGGATGCATAACGATTTACGTAGTCAAACACAGGTAAGATTAGACCAGGATTTTTTGGGTTACGATACTAGGTTAAATAGGGAATATAACAACACTAATAGAAAGATTGGTGTTGGTAATTTAATAGAACATGGAGAACTAGTTGTGCACTCACTAACAAGTAGTGCTGATAATGGAGATTATAGAACTCAAGTTGCAAGGAATGTTGGATTTATGCTGGGGGGGGACCCTGTAATTCTGGTAGTGAAGAAAAATGCTTCTGTATTAAAGAACTTACTAAGATGGATACAGAGTGATGGCCGAGTGGATCCGGAAACTGGAGAAGTAACTAGAGAGAATATCCCCTTATTGTTAATAGATGATGAAGCTGATAATGCCTCTGTCGATGGAAAACAAGGGAAACGAGATGAGTATGGAAATCTCGTTGACGAAGAAAGTGATCCAACAACAATAAATAGACTTATAAGACAACTCTTAAAAACTTTTCAAAAAAGTTCCTACGTAGGCTATACTGCGACTCCATTTGCCAATATATTCATATATCCTCCAGATGAAAGTGAAAATATTAAAAAGTTTGGAGAAGATCTATTTCCGAGAAGTTTCATAATAAACTTGCCACCTCCTTCAAACTATGTCGGACCTGTACAGGTATTCGGTCTTGAGGAGGATGATGACCTGGGGTTAGATGAGCAAAAGAGCTTGCCGATTGTAAAAGTTGTTGATGATTATGATCATTTTATACCTGATAAACATAAAAAAGATGTAATAATTCCTGATTTACCACCATCGTTAAAGAAAGCAATTAAAGTTTTTATTCTATCATGTGCAGCGAGAATGGCTAGGGGTCAAATTAATGATCACAAATCAATGCTCATTCATGTTACAAGATTTACAGCAGTTCAGAATCAAATAAAAGATCTTGTCCTTCAAGAGCATACCCGAATCCTGAACTTAATTGAATTTGAAGGTGAAAATAAAGAGAGTCCGGCTGTAAAAGAGTTAAGAAATCTCTGGGATTCTGAGTTTAAAGAAACAACACGAAAAGTTAAAGAGCTTTGGGATGATGCTTCCATTACAAATATAGAATGGGAAGAGGTTAAATCATATTTATTTGAAGCTGCAATGAAAATTCAAATTAAGGAGATAAATGGTTCTGCTAAGGATGTATTAGATTACAGAGACCACCCTAAAGGTATGAGCGTTATTGCAATAGGAGGGGATAAGTTATCTCGAGGTATTACCTTAGAAGGGTTAAGCGTTAGTTATTACCTAAGAGCGTCTAAAATGTATGATACTCTTATGCAAATGGGAAGATGGTTTGGATATCGACCAGGCTATCTAGATTTATGTAGACTATATACCAGTGAAGAATTGGTAGGTTGGTACAAACATATTGCAATGGCAAATGAGGAGTTGAGAAAAGAATTTGATTTTATGGCTGCAACTGGCGGTACTCCGCTAGACTACGGTCTCCGTGTTAGAACGCATCCTGATGGTTTGCAAATAACAGCATCCAATAAATTAAACAATGGAACAAAAATGGCGGTATCCTTTTCTGGGGGACTTAGCGAAACTGTAGTGTTTCATAAAAGTAAAGAAAAAATAGAAAAAAACTTTAAAGTTCTTGAAAAAATGATACATGACCTTGGTGCAGAGTCAAAGTATGAAGGCTCCTATGTTTGGGAGCATGTAAGCACGGATAAAGTAGTGGAGTTTTTAGAAGGGTATACAACACACCCATTCTCAAGAAAGGCAGAGACTAGCACTCTAATAAAGTATATTAACAATTTAGTAAATGAAGGAGAACTTCAAAATTGGACTATAGTTTTGCTTTCTAGCAAAACACCAAGAAACAAATTTAAAATCGGCGGTAAAGAAATTGGATTAATTCAACGACAAGATGACAGCGAACATGATACAAACAAATGGATGTTAGCTAAAGGTCGATTATTAAGCCCGAAAGATGAATATAGGTATGATTTAAACGATGATCAAATAAAAGAAGCCTTAGTACGGACTGTTCAATCATGGCAAAATAATCCTAAGAAAAGAAGTAAAGAGGCACCAAAAGTTCCAAGTGGTCCATATATCAGAAGTGTAAGACCGGTAC